One region of Aurantimonas sp. HBX-1 genomic DNA includes:
- a CDS encoding stimulus-sensing domain-containing protein, which yields MVSISGSDEEQGRRAGVRRPPRDLAMRKRLRRLPFIRRVLYRMRWALGHTIFSSLTRRIVFLNLVALIVLVSGILYLNQFRAGLIDARVESLLTQGEIIASAIASSATVETNSITLDPERLLELQAGDTLAPTSDTAESLEFPINPERVAPLLRRLISPTRTRARLYDRDANLILDSRHLYSRGQILRYDLPPVADEEPTFIEETVSFVRRLFQRSDLPVYRETPGGSGTAYPEVMNALTGGPASVVRATEGGELIVSVAVPIQRFRAVLGVLLLSTQGGDIDKIVQAERMAIVRVFAVAAVVVIVLSTLLASTIATPLRRLSAAAIRVRRGVNERTAIPDFGDRADEVGNLATALRGMTNALYARMDAIESFAADVSHELKNPLTSLRSAVETLPLARNEASRERLLEIIQHDVRRLDRLITDIADASRLDAELARQIAAKVDLAGLLRSVVDGARGHGRDGRNVSISFEPQPLPTSVKGGYNVTGHDLRLSQVFTNLIENARSFVPTENGRIRVLLRRRGQRVIVTVEDNGPGIQAEFIDRIFERFYTDRPSGEAFGQNSGLGLSISRQIVEAHGGTIRAENILDPAAPNGVAGARFIVSLPAE from the coding sequence ATGGTATCGATCTCCGGCTCCGACGAGGAACAGGGCAGGCGTGCGGGCGTGCGGCGGCCGCCGCGTGACCTCGCCATGCGCAAGCGCCTGCGCCGCCTGCCGTTCATCCGCCGCGTGCTCTACCGGATGCGCTGGGCGCTAGGCCACACGATCTTCTCGTCGCTGACGCGGCGCATCGTCTTCCTCAACCTCGTCGCGCTGATCGTCCTCGTCTCGGGCATTCTCTACCTGAACCAGTTCCGCGCCGGGCTGATCGACGCGCGGGTTGAAAGCCTGCTCACCCAGGGCGAGATCATCGCCAGCGCCATCGCCTCCTCGGCGACGGTCGAGACCAATTCCATCACCCTCGACCCCGAACGGCTGCTCGAGCTGCAGGCCGGCGACACGCTGGCGCCGACTTCCGACACGGCGGAAAGCCTGGAATTCCCGATCAATCCCGAGCGGGTGGCACCGCTCCTGCGGCGGCTGATCTCGCCGACCCGCACCCGCGCCCGGCTCTACGACCGCGACGCCAACCTGATCCTCGATTCCCGGCATCTCTACTCGCGCGGCCAGATCCTGCGCTACGACCTGCCGCCGGTCGCCGACGAGGAGCCGACCTTCATCGAGGAGACGGTGTCGTTCGTGCGCCGGCTGTTCCAGCGCAGCGACCTGCCGGTGTATCGCGAGACGCCCGGCGGCTCGGGCACCGCCTATCCGGAGGTGATGAACGCCCTCACCGGCGGGCCGGCCAGCGTCGTGCGCGCCACCGAGGGCGGCGAGCTGATCGTCTCGGTGGCGGTGCCGATCCAGCGTTTCCGGGCGGTGCTCGGCGTGCTGCTGCTGTCCACCCAGGGCGGCGACATCGACAAGATCGTCCAGGCCGAGCGCATGGCGATCGTGCGCGTCTTCGCCGTCGCGGCCGTGGTCGTCATCGTCCTGTCGACGCTGCTCGCCTCGACCATCGCGACGCCGCTGCGCCGGCTGTCGGCCGCCGCCATCCGCGTCCGGCGCGGCGTCAACGAACGCACGGCGATTCCCGATTTCGGCGACCGGGCCGACGAGGTCGGCAATCTCGCGACGGCGCTGCGGGGCATGACCAACGCCCTCTATGCGCGCATGGACGCGATCGAATCCTTTGCCGCCGACGTCTCGCACGAGCTGAAGAATCCGCTGACCTCATTGCGCAGCGCCGTCGAGACGCTGCCGCTCGCCCGTAACGAGGCCTCGCGCGAACGCCTGCTGGAGATCATCCAGCACGACGTGCGACGCCTCGACCGGCTGATCACCGACATCGCCGACGCCTCGCGGCTCGACGCCGAGCTGGCCCGGCAGATCGCCGCCAAGGTCGACCTCGCCGGCCTGCTGCGTTCGGTGGTCGACGGGGCCCGCGGCCACGGCCGCGACGGGCGGAACGTCTCGATCAGCTTCGAGCCGCAGCCGCTCCCGACCTCGGTCAAGGGCGGCTACAACGTCACCGGTCACGACCTGAGACTGAGCCAGGTGTTTACCAATCTCATCGAGAACGCGCGGTCCTTCGTGCCGACGGAGAACGGCCGGATCAGGGTCCTGCTGCGGCGGCGCGGCCAGCGGGTGATCGTGACGGTGGAAGACAACGGGCCGGGCATCCAGGCCGAGTTCATCGACCGGATCTTCGAGCGCTTCTACACCGACCGCCCGTCCGGCGAGGCGTTCGGGCAGAACTCCGGTCTCGGCCTGTCGATCAGCCGGCAGATCGTCGAGGCGCATGGCGGCACGATCCGCGCCGAGAACATCCTCGATCCGGCGGCGCCAAACGGCGTCGCGGGGGCGCGCTTCATCGTCTCGCTGCCAGCCGAATGA
- a CDS encoding HPr kinase/phosphorylase yields the protein MSRASNVHGSAVLIGGTGILVRGPARSGKSALCLSTLRRAASLGLDSALVADDRVEIEAGPHGLVMSAPAALRGLIEISGVGIVPEREAGSAPLALVVDLCAPDAIDRMPEEADASVSILGIPVRLVRLPARSAAFGADVLVSLALADARAAG from the coding sequence ATGAGCCGCGCCTCGAACGTCCACGGCTCGGCGGTGCTGATCGGCGGCACGGGAATCCTGGTCCGCGGTCCGGCGCGCAGCGGCAAGTCCGCGCTCTGCCTCTCGACCCTGCGGCGGGCCGCCTCGCTGGGACTGGACAGCGCCCTCGTCGCCGACGACCGGGTGGAGATCGAGGCCGGGCCGCACGGTCTGGTCATGTCGGCTCCCGCGGCGCTGCGGGGTCTGATCGAGATTTCCGGCGTCGGCATCGTGCCGGAACGGGAGGCCGGTTCCGCGCCGCTGGCGCTGGTGGTCGATCTCTGCGCGCCGGACGCCATCGACCGGATGCCGGAGGAGGCGGACGCCTCGGTCAGCATCCTCGGCATTCCGGTCCGCCTGGTACGGCTGCCGGCGCGCTCCGCCGCCTTCGGCGCCGACGTGCTGGTCTCGCTGGCCCTCGCCGATGCGCGGGCGGCCGGCTGA
- a CDS encoding PTS sugar transporter subunit IIA, with amino-acid sequence MIGLVLVTHGRLADEFRNAVEHVVGPQEAFETISIGPEDDMEQRRVDIVEAVGRAERGDGVIILTDMFGGTPSNLAISVMDGSRVDVLAGVNLPMLIKLASVRNEKPIAQALVEAQDAGRKYINVASRVLSGK; translated from the coding sequence ATGATCGGACTGGTGCTTGTCACCCATGGGCGGCTCGCCGACGAGTTCCGCAATGCGGTCGAACACGTGGTCGGCCCGCAGGAAGCCTTCGAGACAATCTCGATCGGACCGGAAGACGACATGGAGCAGCGGCGGGTCGACATCGTCGAGGCGGTCGGCCGCGCCGAACGCGGCGACGGGGTGATCATCCTGACCGACATGTTCGGGGGAACACCCTCGAACCTCGCCATCTCGGTGATGGACGGGAGCCGGGTCGACGTCCTTGCCGGCGTCAATCTGCCGATGCTGATCAAGCTGGCGAGCGTGCGGAACGAGAAGCCGATCGCCCAGGCGCTGGTGGAAGCCCAGGATGCCGGGCGCAAGTACATCAACGTGGCGAGCCGTGTCCTCAGTGGAAAATAA
- a CDS encoding HPr family phosphocarrier protein encodes MPAAGDAPRCGEEAERSEAPRAPGARVLTIVNRRGLHARASARFVQTAENFDAELTISRDGLSVGGQSIMGLMMLAASQGCTIEVSATGAEATEALDAIEALVANRFGEEH; translated from the coding sequence CTGCCCGCTGCAGGCGACGCGCCGCGCTGCGGCGAGGAAGCGGAGCGGAGCGAAGCCCCGCGCGCTCCCGGCGCCCGCGTGCTGACCATCGTCAACCGCCGCGGGCTGCATGCCCGCGCCTCCGCCCGTTTCGTCCAGACCGCCGAGAATTTCGACGCCGAACTGACGATCTCGCGGGACGGGCTGTCGGTCGGCGGCCAGTCGATCATGGGGCTGATGATGCTGGCGGCGAGCCAGGGATGCACGATCGAGGTGTCGGCGACGGGCGCCGAGGCCACCGAGGCGCTCGACGCGATCGAGGCGCTGGTGGCCAACCGCTTCGGCGAGGAGCACTGA
- the ahcY gene encoding adenosylhomocysteinase → MANDYVVKDIALADYGRKEIDIAETEMPGLMACREEFGDDKPLKGARITGSLHMTIQTAVLIETLTALGAEVRWASCNIFSTQDHAAAAIAAAGIPVFAIKGETLEDYWTYTDQIFQWPDGQPTNMILDDGGDATMYILTGARAEAGEDVLSNPSSEEEEYFVAQIKKRMAMSPGFFTRQRDAIKGVTEETTTGVNRLYQLQKKGLLPFPAINVNDSVTKSKFDNKYGCKESLVDGIRRATDVMMAGKVAVVCGYGDVGKGSAASLQGAGARVKVTEVDPICALQAAMDGFEVVQLEDVVATADIFITTTGNKDIIRLEHMREMKDMAIVGNIGHFDNEIQVTALKNLKWTNIKPQVDMIEFPKGNRMLLLSEGRLLNLGNATGHPSFVMSASFTNQTLAQIELFTKGEQYQNEVYVLPKHLDEKVARLHLGKLGARLSTLTEEQAAYIGVTQQGPYKPGHYRY, encoded by the coding sequence ATGGCCAACGACTACGTCGTCAAGGACATCGCCCTCGCGGATTACGGCCGCAAGGAAATCGACATCGCCGAGACCGAGATGCCGGGCCTGATGGCCTGCCGCGAGGAATTCGGCGACGACAAGCCGCTGAAGGGCGCCCGGATCACCGGCTCGCTGCACATGACGATCCAGACCGCGGTGCTGATCGAGACGCTGACGGCGCTCGGCGCCGAGGTCCGCTGGGCCTCCTGCAACATCTTCTCGACCCAGGACCATGCCGCCGCCGCGATCGCCGCCGCCGGCATCCCGGTCTTCGCCATCAAGGGCGAGACGCTCGAGGACTACTGGACCTACACCGACCAGATCTTCCAGTGGCCGGACGGCCAGCCGACCAACATGATCCTCGACGATGGCGGCGACGCCACGATGTATATTCTCACCGGCGCGCGGGCCGAGGCCGGCGAGGACGTGCTGTCCAACCCGTCGAGCGAGGAAGAGGAATATTTCGTCGCGCAGATCAAGAAGCGCATGGCCATGTCGCCCGGCTTCTTCACCCGCCAGCGCGACGCCATCAAGGGCGTCACCGAAGAGACCACCACCGGCGTCAACCGCCTCTACCAGCTGCAGAAGAAGGGCCTGCTGCCCTTCCCGGCGATCAACGTCAACGACTCGGTCACCAAGTCCAAGTTCGACAACAAGTACGGCTGCAAGGAATCGCTGGTCGACGGCATCCGCCGCGCCACCGACGTGATGATGGCCGGCAAGGTCGCCGTGGTCTGCGGCTACGGCGACGTCGGCAAGGGCTCGGCCGCCTCGCTGCAGGGCGCCGGCGCCCGCGTCAAGGTCACCGAGGTCGACCCGATCTGCGCGCTGCAGGCGGCGATGGACGGGTTCGAGGTGGTGCAGCTCGAGGACGTCGTCGCCACGGCCGACATCTTCATCACCACGACCGGCAACAAGGACATCATCCGCCTCGAGCACATGCGCGAGATGAAGGACATGGCCATCGTCGGCAATATCGGCCATTTCGACAACGAGATTCAGGTCACCGCCCTGAAGAACCTGAAGTGGACGAACATCAAGCCGCAGGTCGACATGATCGAGTTCCCCAAGGGCAACCGCATGCTGCTGCTCTCGGAAGGCCGCCTCCTCAATCTCGGCAACGCCACCGGCCACCCGAGCTTCGTGATGTCCGCGTCGTTCACCAACCAGACGCTGGCGCAGATCGAGCTCTTCACCAAGGGTGAACAGTACCAGAACGAAGTCTACGTCCTGCCCAAGCATCTCGACGAGAAGGTTGCCCGCCTGCATCTCGGCAAGCTCGGCGCAAGGCTGTCGACGCTGACCGAAGAGCAGGCCGCCTATATCGGCGTGACGCAGCAGGGCCCTTACAAGCCAGGGCATTACCGCTACTGA
- a CDS encoding PAS domain-containing sensor histidine kinase → MPGALTVLAAMAAVLPMPLLARAQTALPPAGRDAFSGMLNPADILYLALLALMIGTTMLTAVFIIRQRVKTAAENELLRANLAESRAEAEQRAALLAGSDERILIYSGPGAPEMLGALPGDCGAPREEKRFLAFADWMPAPAARALAEGIDRLRGAAKPFSLEIEMPGGQILEATGRTIGALATVRFVRLQGLRERLRAIEAAEQRALATIETMQRLFDAAPLPIWLRERGGRLVWVNESYANAVDAASVAECLERQNEFLSQQDRLAIAAHRAEAKVFSGKLSTVVAADRRNFAVVEADGPLGSAGLAADISETEQVRMELRQTIDSQSETLDQLTTAVARFDEKTRLTYYNAAFQRLFDLTSSYLDSEPDHLALLDHLRTAGILPVEKEFHSELRDQDLAAYRATEPTETLWHLSDGRTLRVIATPQPRGGATWVFEDITEKLELESQVKATVRLQRETIDYLREAVAVFGSDGRLRLSNPAFAELWGLDAEFLRSRPRIHALPDLCSYAIVGGDDDNGEARGWTRFSQAVTAFDEAGRDTETGEFALTSGHTVAYGIVPLPNGQTMLTFSDISDAREAERMLRERNEALEQANQIKNDFVQHVNYELRSPLTNIIGFSALLRTPETGPLNERQSEYLDYISTSTSQLLTIVNDILDLATIDAGIMELDLDEVDIAKTVSHAADGVRERLSEASVTLDIDLSEAGETLRADGPRLTQILFNLLSNAANFAPAGTAVSLRARRGADTVRFEVTDRGPGISGDNLDKIFERFEANPNGGRQSGAGLGLSIVKSFVELHHGTIEIVSAPGKGTTVICTLPLGTTPPDHQEDGRDRFEDAAE, encoded by the coding sequence ATGCCGGGCGCCCTGACCGTGCTCGCGGCGATGGCCGCGGTGCTGCCCATGCCGCTGCTCGCCAGAGCCCAGACCGCTCTCCCGCCGGCCGGTCGCGACGCCTTTTCCGGCATGCTCAATCCGGCCGACATCCTCTATCTGGCGCTGCTCGCCCTGATGATCGGCACGACGATGCTGACCGCGGTCTTCATCATCCGCCAGCGGGTCAAGACTGCCGCCGAGAACGAGCTGCTGCGGGCCAATCTGGCTGAAAGCCGCGCCGAGGCGGAGCAGCGCGCCGCGCTGCTGGCGGGCTCCGACGAGCGGATCCTGATCTATTCGGGCCCCGGCGCCCCGGAAATGCTCGGCGCCCTGCCCGGCGACTGCGGCGCCCCGCGCGAGGAGAAGCGCTTCCTGGCCTTCGCCGACTGGATGCCGGCCCCCGCGGCCCGCGCGCTGGCGGAGGGCATCGACCGGCTGCGGGGCGCCGCCAAGCCGTTCAGCCTCGAGATCGAGATGCCCGGCGGCCAGATCCTCGAGGCGACCGGCCGGACCATCGGCGCGCTGGCGACCGTGCGCTTCGTGCGGCTGCAGGGCCTGCGCGAGCGGCTGCGCGCGATCGAGGCCGCTGAGCAGCGCGCGCTGGCGACGATCGAGACCATGCAGCGCCTGTTCGACGCGGCCCCCCTGCCGATCTGGCTGCGCGAGCGCGGCGGCCGGCTGGTCTGGGTCAACGAGAGCTACGCCAACGCCGTCGACGCCGCCTCCGTCGCCGAGTGCCTGGAGCGGCAGAACGAATTCCTCAGCCAGCAGGACCGTCTCGCCATCGCCGCCCATCGCGCCGAGGCGAAGGTGTTCTCCGGCAAGCTCTCCACCGTCGTCGCTGCCGACCGCCGCAACTTCGCCGTGGTCGAGGCCGACGGGCCGCTCGGCTCGGCGGGCCTCGCCGCCGACATCTCGGAGACCGAGCAGGTGCGGATGGAACTGCGCCAGACCATCGACAGCCAGTCCGAGACCCTCGACCAGCTCACCACCGCCGTCGCGCGCTTCGACGAGAAGACGCGGCTCACCTATTACAACGCCGCCTTCCAGCGGCTCTTCGACCTGACCAGCAGCTATCTCGATTCCGAGCCGGACCACCTCGCTTTGCTCGACCATTTGCGCACCGCCGGCATCCTGCCGGTCGAGAAGGAGTTCCACAGCGAGCTGCGCGACCAGGACCTGGCGGCCTACCGCGCCACCGAACCCACCGAGACGCTCTGGCACCTATCGGACGGGCGGACGCTGCGGGTCATCGCGACGCCGCAGCCGCGCGGCGGCGCCACCTGGGTGTTCGAGGACATCACCGAGAAGCTGGAGCTGGAGAGCCAGGTCAAGGCGACGGTCCGGCTGCAGCGCGAGACTATCGACTATCTGCGCGAGGCGGTGGCGGTGTTCGGCAGCGACGGCAGGCTGCGCCTGTCGAACCCGGCCTTCGCGGAACTGTGGGGGCTCGACGCGGAGTTCCTGCGCTCGCGTCCGCGCATCCATGCTCTGCCCGACCTGTGCAGCTACGCCATCGTCGGCGGCGACGACGACAATGGCGAGGCGCGCGGCTGGACGCGGTTCAGCCAGGCGGTCACGGCATTCGACGAGGCCGGCCGCGACACCGAGACCGGCGAGTTCGCGCTGACCTCCGGCCACACCGTCGCCTACGGCATCGTGCCGCTGCCGAACGGCCAGACCATGCTGACCTTCTCCGACATCTCCGACGCCCGCGAGGCCGAGCGCATGCTGCGCGAGCGCAACGAGGCGCTGGAACAGGCGAACCAGATCAAGAACGACTTCGTCCAGCACGTGAACTACGAGCTGCGCTCGCCGCTGACCAACATCATCGGCTTCTCGGCGCTGCTGCGCACCCCGGAAACCGGGCCGCTGAACGAGCGCCAGAGCGAATATCTCGACTACATCTCCACCTCGACCTCGCAGCTGCTGACCATCGTCAACGACATTCTCGACCTCGCGACGATCGATGCCGGGATCATGGAACTCGATCTCGACGAGGTCGACATCGCCAAGACCGTGTCGCATGCCGCCGACGGCGTACGCGAGCGGCTCTCCGAGGCCTCGGTCACGCTGGACATCGACCTGTCGGAAGCCGGCGAGACGCTGCGCGCCGATGGACCCCGCCTCACCCAGATCCTGTTCAACCTCCTGTCCAACGCCGCCAATTTCGCGCCCGCCGGCACCGCCGTCTCGCTGCGCGCCCGGCGAGGCGCGGACACGGTCCGCTTCGAGGTGACCGACCGCGGCCCGGGCATTTCCGGCGACAATCTCGACAAGATCTTCGAGCGCTTCGAGGCCAATCCGAATGGCGGCCGCCAGTCCGGCGCCGGCCTCGGCCTCTCCATCGTCAAGAGCTTCGTCGAGCTGCACCACGGCACGATCGAGATCGTCTCGGCGCCCGGCAAGGGCACCACGGTGATCTGCACCCTGCCGCTCGGCACGACGCCGCCCGATCACCAGGAAGACGGTCGCGACCGGTTCGAGGACGCGGCCGAATGA